CTTTTGAGCTGCTGATGCAGCAACGAAGCGGCAATCATAAGAAGGCCTGCCAGAAACAGCCATATTTTGGAGGCATAGTGCCCGGTTGTCATGGAAAACAAATAGAAAGTTCCCAGCTTGGCGCCCATGCCTAGATTGAGGGCATAATACAGGAGCGGCGGCATATACCCGATGACTGTACTGCCGGTGAGGGAGGAGGTCAGCATGCCAAGCCCGCCTAAAAATGCAGCGTTTGCGGCAGTGCCGCAAAGTAGGGGCAGCGTGATTTCACATCCTTTTGTATGCATGAATAAGCCGAATAAAACAATGAGCAGGCTGGTGAGAAGCAGGGAGTAGCCGGCCCGGAGAGAAAAGAGTTTAACGATGCTGAAAGCTTTGGCGCAGACAAGATCATGGATCTCTCTATTTTGCTCAGGAGCGAAAACCGGTGTGAGCAAAATGACGCCAATCAGAGAAACAAAGATTTCAAGCGGAATGGCAGCTGTGTCCTGAGTCAGATGAGCGGTGCCGATGAAACAAGGAATCAGCACGCAAAGGCCTGCAGCCGTAAGGAGTGAGAGCAGCGAGACATGCCGCAGGTTAATTTTTATGATGGCCAAGATGGAAAAGTGCTTTTTTGATGGAAAAGTGTCCACTGAATTTCCCCTTTCTTTTTGCTTCATAGAGCAATATAGTAAGTAGCAGCAGGAGGATCGAAATGCCGGCAAAGAGCAGGCGGTTCTGCACTAAAGCCTGAAAATAGTCTAAATAATCCTGAGTTCTGAACCAGGTGTTGGGGCCGGCATTGTGCCGCGGGGCTAGGCGAAACAGGGCATAGCCGCTCTGTACGGTTTTAAAGCCCATATTCAGATCCAGCAGCCACCAAAGGCCCTGTACAGCGATGGCGAGCGGTGTGCCGGTGAGCTCTGTAAAGAAAAAGCCTACGGAGGCTGCCATCATTACGCTGGGCAGGAGCCAGCCCAGCGCGTATTTGAGCGGCGCCAGATAGTCTAAGGAGAGGCTGCTATAGTTAGCCCAAACCGGTATATTGGAGAGATAAGCTAAGAGTATGACGGGAAGCATGACGGCGGCTATGAGCGCGAGATAGCGGGAGAGCAAAATTCGGGCGGCGGAGGCTTTTTTGGTGTAGATAAGGGCCTCCATTTTAGAGCGCTGATCCTTCATGCATAAGATAACAGCTAAAAAGACCGGCAGAACAGAAAGCAGCATAACGCCGGCATAATCAGAAAACAGGCGTGCATAGCCCCCGGTTACATGATCCTCAGAGACGGCCAGGTCATATTGGGCCTTTGCCTCTTCATAGCTTAGCGGCACCGAGCCATAGCTGATCAAGGAATCAGGCGCATACTGAGATCCTCCGCCCAGCAGATTGTCGGTTTGCTGCATCAGCTCTTTGAACCGGTCATAGCTGATGTCGCTGCGCACAGAAGGAGGGGATTCTGGCTCCTGATTGCTCAGCAGCACTTGGGCGTCAATCCCCGTGATCTCAGACAGAATTTCTGCAATCTGAGCCTGCTCATTTTCATCAAGTCGGACAGATTTGATAAATCCGATTGGATAGGTGATATATTCATTCACGCAAAAGTCGTACCAGAGATCATGCAAGGCGCCCGGCATGACAAGATCGGGAATTTCGGCCGGCTTTGTGCCATAGACGCCTCCCGGCTGCGGCGCTTCCATTTTGTCATCCTTAAACCGAAATACGCCCTGAGAGGACAGGCCAAGAGCAAGGGCAGCTACGAGCAGAACATAAGGGAGGGAGACTACGATTTTTTTTAGCTCCTTGATGAACAGTCTCATAATGCACCTCCTGCCGCATGCGCGGAGAAGGAAGGATCATTTTGATGCAAATAAAGCATATACGCATCTTCAATATTGGGGTCACAGAGCGAAGCGCCCTGCGGAGGGTTATTTGCAATAAAGCGAATATGGAGCTGCTCGCCCTGCGTATGCATACTGGTGATGGAGAGCTGGCGCTTGAGCTTAGGCAGCTCCCTTTTGGAAGCGCTGATCGTAAACACGCGGCCCTTGGCCTGCTTAATCAAATCAGATACCGTACCGGTATAGATTACGCTTCCTTCATTGATAATGGCAATGTCCTCACAGGCAGCTTCGATATCGCCTACAATATGTGTGGACAAAATGACGATCCGATTTTCCGCGATTTCAGAGAGCAAATTACGGAATCTCACTCTTTCTTCCGGGTCAAGTCCGGCAGTGGGCTCATCCACAATCAGGACCTGAGGGTCATTTAGCAGCGCCTGGGCGATGCCCAAACGGCGCTTC
This genomic interval from Lachnospiraceae bacterium contains the following:
- a CDS encoding ABC transporter ATP-binding protein; the protein is MSHCIEIQDLNQFYGKKQALHHVNLSIQEGMFGLLGRNGAGKTTLMKTLATLLPKRSGHITVCGIPIEDTRQVRSITGYLPQEFSLYPSMSVKDAMDYLALLAGLSAAERKKRIPLLLEKVNLTEHQHKKVKALSGGMKRRLGIAQALLNDPQVLIVDEPTAGLDPEERVRFRNLLSEIAENRIVILSTHIVGDIEAACEDIAIINEGSVIYTGTVSDLIKQAKGRVFTISASKRELPKLKRQLSITSMHTQGEQLHIRFIANNPPQGASLCDPNIEDAYMLYLHQNDPSFSAHAAGGAL